One window of the Chryseobacterium camelliae genome contains the following:
- a CDS encoding DUF932 domain-containing protein translates to MAHNINFNEQTGRHSFFSVQQKAWHGLGQIVEQYPTSEEAIVHAGLDYEVIKSPLFTQGRTMSIGENGELIEANDILVPNSFATLRTDTNTPLGVVGKDYHIVQNREAFNFFDAIVGGGEGILYETAGALGNGERIFITAKLPDYIRVGNGDDVTEKYIFLTTSHDGSGSITAAFTPIRIVCQNTLNASLRSMTNVVRIKHTSGAKQRLENAHKVMGLANTLSTQLENIFNDWAKVRVTDREVRKLIQLALCPNKETLNLLKKGAEDEVSTVFKNTVDDAFEYAMISDTQQMATTKGTLFGAYNAVTGYFQNVRNYRDGEAKLQSIVMGGTAQLKTQKAFELCTDFAYSGAEIFNFN, encoded by the coding sequence ATGGCACACAACATCAATTTCAACGAGCAAACAGGACGTCATTCATTCTTTAGCGTTCAACAAAAAGCGTGGCACGGTTTGGGGCAAATCGTAGAGCAATACCCAACAAGCGAGGAAGCAATAGTACACGCAGGTTTAGATTACGAGGTTATCAAATCCCCACTGTTTACACAGGGCAGAACAATGAGCATAGGCGAAAACGGAGAACTGATTGAAGCCAATGACATCTTAGTACCTAACAGTTTCGCCACCCTCCGCACCGACACCAATACACCGTTGGGTGTAGTAGGCAAAGACTACCATATTGTACAAAACCGTGAGGCGTTCAATTTCTTTGATGCTATTGTAGGCGGAGGCGAGGGAATATTGTACGAAACCGCAGGAGCATTGGGTAACGGGGAGCGTATTTTTATTACTGCCAAGCTGCCCGACTATATCCGTGTAGGTAACGGCGACGATGTTACAGAAAAGTACATCTTCTTAACCACAAGCCACGACGGTAGTGGAAGTATTACCGCAGCGTTTACACCTATCCGTATCGTATGTCAAAACACCCTGAACGCATCATTGCGGAGTATGACCAATGTAGTGCGTATCAAACACACGTCAGGAGCAAAACAACGCCTCGAAAATGCTCACAAGGTTATGGGGCTTGCCAACACACTAAGCACGCAGTTAGAGAACATCTTTAACGATTGGGCTAAAGTAAGGGTAACAGACCGAGAAGTAAGAAAGCTAATCCAGTTGGCACTTTGCCCGAACAAAGAAACGCTTAACCTGCTCAAAAAAGGTGCGGAAGATGAAGTTTCCACCGTGTTTAAAAACACCGTAGATGATGCCTTTGAATACGCTATGATAAGCGACACCCAACAAATGGCAACTACCAAAGGCACATTATTCGGGGCTTACAATGCTGTTACAGGTTACTTTCAGAATGTACGCAATTACAGGGATGGCGAAGCCAAACTACAATCTATTGTAATGGGCGGTACAGCACAGCTAAAGACACAAAAAGCCTTTGAACTGTGTACAGACTTTGCCTATTCAGGAGCAGAGATTTTCAACTTCAATTAA
- the traN gene encoding conjugative transposon protein TraN, which yields MKNHLKTFWAIALILGFAAQSNAQDSIRTPLALGKIEPYRMEVTYDKTSHLIFPTAIRYVDLGSEYLIAGKAEDAENVLRVKASVRDFEPETNFSVITNDGRFYSFNVYYSSYPEAMSYDLLTMQKAVDKAKGNDVLFEELGNNSPSLAGLLLETIYKKDKRIVKHIGAKSFGIQFILKGIYIHNGKYYFHTELRNRANVPFEIDFINFKVVDKKVAKRTVVQERPLTPLRTYKPLDGISGKSTEQNVFLLDQFTIADDKVLLIEIFEKNGGRHQTLHVENSDLIKARLIDDMHLKF from the coding sequence ATGAAAAATCATTTAAAAACCTTTTGGGCTATTGCCCTTATACTCGGCTTTGCTGCACAATCTAATGCACAGGACAGCATCAGAACACCACTTGCATTGGGCAAGATAGAGCCGTACCGTATGGAAGTTACCTACGATAAAACCTCGCACCTGATTTTCCCGACTGCCATTCGTTACGTGGATTTGGGCAGCGAATACCTTATTGCAGGGAAAGCCGAAGATGCGGAAAACGTGTTGCGTGTAAAAGCATCTGTAAGGGACTTTGAGCCGGAAACGAATTTTTCCGTTATTACGAATGACGGACGTTTTTATAGTTTCAACGTGTATTACAGTTCCTACCCGGAGGCAATGAGCTATGACCTGCTCACGATGCAAAAAGCGGTGGATAAAGCCAAAGGTAACGATGTGCTTTTTGAAGAACTGGGCAACAATTCGCCGTCACTGGCAGGCTTGCTTTTGGAAACCATTTACAAGAAAGACAAACGCATTGTAAAGCATATCGGTGCTAAGAGTTTCGGCATTCAGTTTATCCTAAAAGGGATTTACATACATAACGGCAAATACTATTTCCATACTGAATTGAGAAACCGTGCCAATGTTCCTTTCGAGATTGATTTCATCAATTTCAAAGTAGTGGATAAAAAGGTAGCTAAACGCACCGTAGTCCAGGAACGCCCTTTAACTCCTTTGAGAACTTACAAGCCATTGGACGGTATTTCCGGAAAATCGACCGAACAAAATGTGTTCCTGTTAGACCAGTTTACCATTGCCGATGATAAGGTACTGCTGATTGAGATTTTCGAGAAAAACGGTGGCAGGCATCAAACATTGCACGTCGAAAATTCCGATTTAATCAAAGCCCGTTTGATTGACGATATGCACCTGAAATTTTAA
- the traK gene encoding conjugative transposon protein TraK: MEFKTLRNIENSFRQIRLYAIVFAVLCISVVGYTVWRSYRFAEEQRQKIYVLDNGKSLMLALSQDASINRPVEAREHVRRFHELFFTLAPDKNAIESNMSRAFNLADKSAFDYYKDLSEKGYYSRIISGNVQQRIEVDSVLCNFDNYPYAVRTYAKQFIIRSSNVTRRNLITSCYLVNSVRSDNNPQGFNIEKFAVVENKDIEVIER, from the coding sequence ATGGAATTTAAAACGCTAAGAAATATCGAAAACAGCTTTAGGCAGATAAGATTATATGCCATTGTGTTTGCGGTTCTCTGCATTAGCGTGGTAGGTTACACCGTATGGCGTTCCTACCGCTTTGCAGAAGAACAACGCCAAAAAATCTATGTACTGGATAACGGCAAATCCCTGATGCTTGCCTTATCGCAGGATGCGAGCATCAACCGCCCGGTTGAGGCAAGGGAACACGTAAGGAGATTTCACGAACTGTTCTTTACGCTTGCGCCCGACAAGAACGCTATTGAAAGCAATATGAGCAGGGCATTCAACCTTGCCGATAAAAGTGCTTTTGATTACTACAAAGACTTGTCGGAAAAGGGCTATTACAGCCGTATCATTTCGGGGAACGTGCAGCAACGCATCGAGGTGGATAGTGTCTTGTGCAATTTCGACAACTACCCTTATGCAGTGCGTACTTATGCCAAACAGTTCATTATCCGGTCAAGCAACGTAACCAGGCGTAACCTGATTACTTCCTGCTATCTCGTCAACTCCGTTCGTTCCGACAATAATCCGCAGGGCTTCAATATTGAAAAATTTGCAGTCGTGGAAAATAAGGATATAGAGGTCATCGAACGCTAA
- a CDS encoding response regulator gives MGKEKIIKIGMIDDHDLLRKGICDFIRDDDNFEIVFEAENGKLALKKMEQIEVIPDIMVVDINMPVMNGFETAKALLEKYPQTKILAFSINDDVQDVVKMLNSGAKGYILKGADPEELKKAITVLNDGGRYFSAGVAEVAKEYYKQFPQ, from the coding sequence ATGGGTAAAGAAAAAATAATTAAGATAGGAATGATAGACGACCACGACTTACTTAGGAAAGGTATCTGCGATTTTATACGGGACGACGATAATTTTGAAATCGTATTTGAAGCGGAAAACGGCAAATTAGCACTGAAAAAAATGGAGCAAATTGAAGTTATTCCCGATATAATGGTTGTTGATATAAATATGCCTGTAATGAATGGTTTTGAAACTGCTAAAGCATTGCTTGAAAAATATCCGCAAACCAAAATCTTGGCTTTTAGTATTAACGATGATGTGCAGGATGTGGTTAAAATGCTTAATAGCGGGGCAAAAGGGTATATCCTGAAAGGCGCAGACCCCGAAGAACTCAAAAAAGCCATCACGGTACTAAACGACGGAGGGCGTTATTTCAGTGCAGGTGTAGCTGAAGTAGCAAAAGAATATTACAAACAGTTTCCGCAATAG
- a CDS encoding site-specific integrase: MEQTKKSTFKLLFYLKKNELKKNGNAPIMARITIDGTPKTFGTKLEIDPNNWDLKHGRVQGKSAQALSINKKLDNIRGRIDKIYEDMLKHEGFATAQKVKLSFLGVGVMDDAILKVFNDQNEDFKKLVEKEERSQSTYNKYITVYNHLTTFIKERYHRDDMAFRELTSDFIREFDFYLRYDLQSSHNTVWVYTMPVLALVELAIKKGLIRDNPFQDYEINMEETDRGYILKEDVEKLMMCVPSHQRYELVKDLFIFSCFTGLAYADIKKLTRNNIQSFFDGHQWIISRRKKSDIASNVRLMEIPKRIIEKYQGTTRNEFIFPVPTNATCNTHIGKLVEKAEIITEQKVTFHTARHTFGTMFLTEGVPLESLSKMMGHKNISTTQIYAKITSQKISKDMDLVTPKFKAMEEAFMMAI; encoded by the coding sequence ATGGAACAGACAAAAAAATCGACGTTCAAACTGCTTTTCTACCTAAAAAAGAACGAATTGAAAAAGAACGGTAATGCTCCGATTATGGCACGTATTACCATTGACGGAACCCCTAAAACTTTCGGAACAAAGTTAGAAATTGACCCCAATAATTGGGATTTAAAACACGGAAGAGTTCAGGGCAAGAGTGCGCAGGCATTAAGTATCAATAAAAAACTGGATAATATACGTGGGCGTATCGACAAGATTTATGAAGATATGTTGAAGCACGAGGGCTTTGCAACCGCCCAAAAAGTAAAGCTATCGTTTTTGGGTGTTGGCGTAATGGATGATGCAATACTTAAAGTCTTCAACGACCAAAATGAGGATTTTAAAAAATTGGTCGAAAAGGAAGAACGCTCACAAAGCACCTACAACAAGTATATCACAGTTTACAATCATCTTACCACGTTTATAAAGGAACGCTATCATCGTGACGATATGGCTTTTCGGGAATTGACTTCCGATTTTATCCGGGAGTTTGATTTTTACCTCCGGTATGATTTGCAGTCCTCCCACAATACAGTTTGGGTGTACACGATGCCTGTATTAGCCCTTGTGGAACTGGCTATTAAAAAAGGCTTGATACGTGATAATCCTTTTCAGGATTACGAAATCAATATGGAAGAAACCGACCGGGGCTATATCCTTAAAGAAGATGTTGAAAAGCTGATGATGTGCGTACCATCGCACCAACGGTATGAACTTGTAAAAGACCTGTTTATTTTCAGTTGCTTTACAGGACTTGCTTATGCGGATATTAAGAAACTGACAAGGAACAACATTCAATCATTCTTTGACGGTCATCAGTGGATTATCAGCAGGAGAAAGAAATCAGATATTGCTTCAAATGTTCGGTTAATGGAAATCCCTAAACGTATCATTGAGAAATATCAGGGTACGACAAGGAATGAATTTATCTTTCCGGTTCCGACCAATGCAACCTGCAATACTCACATAGGCAAACTGGTTGAAAAGGCAGAAATCATTACGGAGCAAAAAGTAACTTTTCACACGGCAAGGCATACTTTCGGAACAATGTTTTTGACCGAGGGCGTACCGCTTGAAAGTCTTAGCAAAATGATGGGGCATAAAAATATTTCCACCACACAGATTTACGCTAAAATCACAAGCCAAAAAATCAGTAAGGATATGGATTTAGTTACCCCTAAATTCAAGGCAATGGAAGAAGCGTTTATGATGGCAATCTAA
- a CDS encoding conjugal transfer protein TraO has protein sequence MKKYIYTVLFVLIGITAAQAQRMLPKQKGLEISAGVLSDDKIGNDYYISAAMTVNGKNGNYQLWALEYTHQYHGYKDLRIPQETYSAEGGYSFFLLGDARKNITLNFAVTGVVGYETINRGETMLYDGAKILSEDNFIYGAGGRLTFETYLSDRFVLVLQGRTKILWGTDLQQFRPSAGVGLRFNF, from the coding sequence ATGAAAAAGTATATCTATACCGTGCTGTTTGTCCTGATAGGCATCACGGCTGCACAGGCGCAAAGAATGCTGCCGAAGCAGAAAGGATTGGAAATAAGTGCAGGTGTATTGTCCGATGATAAGATTGGCAATGATTACTACATCAGCGCAGCAATGACGGTAAACGGTAAGAATGGTAACTATCAGCTTTGGGCGTTGGAATATACCCACCAGTACCACGGGTATAAAGACCTCCGCATACCGCAGGAAACCTATTCCGCAGAGGGCGGTTACAGCTTCTTTTTGTTGGGCGATGCCCGTAAGAACATCACGCTGAATTTCGCCGTAACAGGTGTGGTCGGTTACGAAACCATCAACCGGGGCGAAACAATGTTGTACGACGGTGCGAAGATATTGAGCGAAGATAATTTTATCTACGGTGCAGGCGGTCGCCTCACTTTTGAAACGTACCTGTCAGACCGTTTTGTATTAGTCCTGCAAGGGCGTACAAAAATCCTTTGGGGTACGGATTTACAACAGTTCCGACCGTCAGCAGGTGTGGGATTAAGGTTTAACTTTTAA
- a CDS encoding helix-turn-helix domain-containing protein produces the protein MEVITIQKSVLEGMKNELKALLELTENATKKYTPIFKEEKWLDNQEVCLMMNITKRTLQTYKDKGLLPYSRLNRKNYYKRSDVQALLEAGQPYNTVENGFIRE, from the coding sequence ATGGAAGTAATCACAATACAAAAGTCCGTACTGGAGGGAATGAAAAATGAGCTGAAAGCACTTTTGGAACTGACCGAAAATGCTACGAAAAAATACACGCCAATTTTCAAAGAAGAAAAATGGCTCGATAACCAGGAAGTGTGTCTGATGATGAACATTACCAAGCGGACTTTGCAGACGTATAAGGACAAAGGACTATTGCCCTATTCCCGACTGAACCGTAAGAATTATTATAAACGCTCGGATGTACAGGCTTTGCTCGAAGCCGGACAGCCGTACAATACCGTTGAAAATGGATTTATTCGAGAATGA
- a CDS encoding DUF3872 domain-containing protein — MIAIFNKFRTGLLPLYVFLTILTASVTLVSCSKDDDLEIQNNFPFEVNVMPVPKDVANGQTVEIRITIQRTGNYSNTQYFLRYFQFDGQGTLQYYNEPPYQPNDLYQLPTEQFRLYYTSTSAVSQSFDVWISDSFGNEKQITFQFNSSD, encoded by the coding sequence ATGATAGCAATATTCAATAAATTCAGAACGGGGCTACTGCCACTATATGTATTCCTGACAATCCTCACAGCTTCGGTTACGTTGGTATCTTGCAGCAAAGATGATGACCTCGAAATACAGAACAATTTTCCTTTCGAGGTCAATGTAATGCCAGTGCCTAAAGATGTTGCAAACGGGCAGACCGTAGAAATACGCATTACCATACAGCGTACAGGCAATTACAGCAATACGCAGTATTTCCTCCGTTACTTTCAATTTGACGGGCAGGGAACATTGCAATACTACAACGAACCGCCGTATCAGCCCAATGACCTGTACCAATTACCAACGGAGCAGTTCAGGCTGTACTACACTTCAACGTCTGCCGTTTCACAGTCTTTTGACGTTTGGATTTCGGACAGCTTCGGGAATGAAAAGCAGATAACTTTTCAGTTTAACAGCAGCGATTAA
- a CDS encoding penicillin-binding protein, translated as MTRSNLHIKLSNGKSLVCVADSSSAPEQGYIVERLFLPLLSLDNSEQELLMLKEYCTMDERRINAYYRYLIDLTTKEVKFFEEHYSYTNDTFRKGKDITERYYEYLKTIN; from the coding sequence ATGACACGTTCAAATCTTCACATCAAATTGAGTAACGGTAAATCCCTTGTATGCGTTGCCGACAGCAGCAGCGCACCCGAACAGGGCTATATCGTTGAAAGGCTTTTTTTGCCCTTGTTATCCCTTGATAACAGCGAGCAAGAACTCTTAATGCTTAAAGAGTATTGCACGATGGATGAAAGGCGGATAAACGCATATTACCGCTATTTAATAGACCTTACCACTAAAGAAGTTAAGTTTTTTGAAGAGCATTACAGTTATACCAATGACACTTTCAGGAAAGGAAAGGATATAACGGAAAGATACTACGAGTATTTAAAAACGATTAACTAA
- a CDS encoding molybdenum ABC transporter permease, producing MVASLVIGIIFLVAGLGLRYWINRRKFYRRSPMGAEGFSSYESSVFIKLIERVGKWIAYALIIFGLLSLWVYSREKKEKQQPEVKTEQSR from the coding sequence ATGGTCGCATCATTGGTTATAGGTATCATATTTTTGGTTGCAGGCTTGGGACTTCGTTACTGGATTAACCGCAGGAAGTTTTACAGGCGCAGCCCTATGGGAGCAGAGGGTTTCTCATCTTATGAAAGTTCGGTTTTCATTAAATTGATTGAAAGGGTTGGTAAATGGATAGCTTACGCACTGATTATTTTCGGTCTGTTGTCACTGTGGGTTTATTCCCGTGAGAAAAAGGAAAAACAGCAGCCTGAAGTAAAAACCGAACAATCTCGATAA
- the traM gene encoding conjugative transposon protein TraM, translating into MKENEKRVSFLVEGEDQNGASNLPDNKKSNKDKLKKPIIFLLMGVVFLGCMYLIFKPSKDKKAVENIGLNDAVPQATGAGMPDDKSKAYEQEMLERKEQEKRNALTTLSDYWNTEDSASADNEENLPEEDEESNGFGGGGRNSGRNGNSALNSYRNAQSTLGSFYNNDNAETMELRKQVDELKAKLSEKDVPPVATVDDQLKLMEKSYEMAAKYLPQNANTGNAAPAIGATPAAAGANQKEQFVSFTPTRKNIVSALYREPSDSAFAADWSQTKNRGFYTAGSTEEVVQPKNSIKACVHEAQTVVGETGVRLRLLEPAKTPQRTIPKGTIVTANAKFQNGRLQLKVTSVELEGNIIPVDITIYDLDGQQGLYVPYSPERNAVTDIVANMGNATGSSFSMSSTPGQQITSDLSKSAVQGISGYFAKKVRTPKVALKAGYQVFLVSKK; encoded by the coding sequence ATGAAAGAAAATGAAAAAAGGGTCAGCTTTCTCGTTGAGGGAGAAGACCAAAACGGAGCATCAAATCTGCCGGATAATAAAAAGAGCAATAAGGATAAGCTCAAAAAGCCAATCATATTCCTTTTGATGGGCGTGGTATTTCTCGGCTGTATGTACCTCATATTTAAACCGTCGAAAGATAAAAAAGCGGTTGAAAATATCGGGTTGAACGATGCTGTACCGCAGGCTACCGGAGCAGGGATGCCCGATGATAAAAGCAAGGCGTATGAGCAGGAAATGCTCGAACGCAAAGAGCAGGAAAAGCGGAATGCGCTAACCACGCTTTCTGATTATTGGAATACTGAAGACAGTGCATCTGCTGACAATGAAGAAAACTTACCTGAAGAAGATGAAGAAAGCAACGGCTTTGGCGGTGGTGGCAGAAATTCGGGACGAAACGGAAATTCTGCATTGAACAGCTACCGTAATGCACAAAGCACACTGGGTTCATTTTATAATAATGACAATGCTGAAACAATGGAACTCCGTAAGCAAGTGGACGAACTGAAAGCAAAGTTGTCGGAAAAAGATGTGCCACCTGTGGCCACCGTTGACGACCAACTCAAATTAATGGAGAAATCCTATGAAATGGCAGCAAAGTATCTTCCCCAAAATGCCAATACCGGAAACGCTGCTCCTGCCATCGGTGCAACTCCTGCTGCTGCGGGTGCTAACCAAAAAGAGCAATTTGTATCGTTCACACCAACAAGAAAGAACATTGTATCAGCCTTGTACCGTGAACCGTCGGACAGTGCCTTTGCAGCCGATTGGAGCCAAACAAAAAACAGGGGGTTCTATACCGCAGGTTCTACTGAAGAGGTGGTACAGCCTAAAAACAGTATCAAAGCCTGTGTACACGAAGCCCAAACGGTAGTTGGCGAAACGGGTGTGCGTTTACGCCTGTTAGAGCCTGCCAAAACCCCGCAACGTACCATCCCCAAAGGAACAATTGTAACGGCTAATGCCAAATTTCAGAATGGCAGGTTACAATTAAAAGTTACTTCGGTAGAACTGGAGGGCAATATCATCCCGGTAGATATTACTATTTATGATTTGGACGGACAGCAAGGTTTATATGTTCCGTATTCGCCTGAAAGAAATGCGGTTACGGACATTGTAGCCAATATGGGCAATGCCACAGGTTCGAGCTTCAGTATGAGTTCTACTCCTGGACAGCAAATTACTTCTGACCTAAGTAAAAGTGCAGTGCAAGGTATTTCGGGCTATTTCGCTAAGAAAGTAAGAACGCCAAAGGTTGCACTCAAAGCAGGCTATCAGGTCTTTCTTGTATCTAAAAAATAA
- a CDS encoding cation transporter, with the protein MNKTIFNITKMDCPSEEQLIRMKLQDFDMVKSLEFDIPSRKLNVYHSGKPEPIFSALETLNLNTSLISTEESNAVLETDTSNDQRKLLWTVLIINFVFFGLEMLFGIFSNSMGLIADSLDMLADSIVYALALFAVGGTIARKNNIAKFAGYFQILLAVIGFVEVIRRFIGIEAMPDFKTMIVVSVLALIANVLCLYLLQKNKSKEAHMQASMIFTSNDVIINSGVIIAGLLVNWLNSSYPDLIIGAIVFVIVARGAYRILKLAK; encoded by the coding sequence ATGAATAAAACCATATTCAATATAACTAAAATGGATTGCCCAAGTGAGGAGCAATTAATCCGTATGAAATTGCAGGATTTCGATATGGTAAAGTCATTGGAATTTGATATTCCCAGTAGAAAACTAAATGTTTACCATAGTGGAAAACCAGAGCCGATTTTTTCGGCTTTGGAAACATTAAACCTGAATACGTCATTGATTTCAACTGAAGAAAGCAATGCAGTTCTTGAAACAGATACAAGCAATGACCAACGGAAACTACTTTGGACTGTACTGATTATCAATTTCGTTTTCTTTGGATTGGAAATGTTGTTCGGTATTTTTTCCAATTCAATGGGATTGATAGCAGACAGCTTGGATATGCTTGCAGACAGTATTGTTTACGCTTTGGCATTGTTTGCTGTTGGGGGTACGATTGCAAGAAAAAACAATATCGCCAAATTTGCAGGTTACTTTCAAATTCTGTTAGCCGTTATCGGTTTTGTTGAAGTTATCAGACGTTTTATCGGAATAGAAGCGATGCCTGATTTCAAAACAATGATTGTTGTTTCTGTTTTGGCGTTGATTGCAAACGTACTTTGTCTTTATCTATTACAAAAGAACAAAAGCAAAGAAGCCCATATGCAGGCTTCGATGATTTTCACTTCCAACGATGTTATAATCAATTCGGGTGTTATCATTGCGGGATTATTGGTCAATTGGCTCAATTCGAGTTATCCGGATTTGATTATTGGGGCAATTGTATTCGTGATTGTGGCAAGAGGTGCATATAGAATACTGAAGTTGGCAAAATAA
- a CDS encoding TonB-dependent receptor, which yields MKKILIVSFFMALNLCVYAQNTLNIVVKNSETKEPLIGVTTSIKGTSIGGTSNEKGQIILSNIPDGIQEIHFNYVGFEEFIEKIEFPLKDTNVIEILLKENSEELEGVVITSTRSTRSIQNIPTRIEFIGSEELGEKGNMKPGDIRMLLAESTGIHVQTTSPTSANASIRIQGLDGRYTQILKDGFPIYSGASSGLGLLQIPPLDLKQVEVIKGSTSTLYGGGAIAGLVNLISKTPTDERDLRFHINGTSGRGLDINGFYGQKFNKIGTTIFASHNRNGAYDPAKIGFSAIPKFERFVLNPKLFVYFNDKTKLNFGINTTIENRLGGDILYIKGKGDNTHQYFEENKTQRYSTQFVFDHLINENSSFQIKNSVSYFKRNTAIPTYEFEGTQTATFTEANYTYSKEKSEWVTGVNIWTDNFKEKQITVFPLRDYSQTTFGAFVQNNFKATDWLQLEAGLRTDYVIDYGAVFLPRVSALFHIANGLTSRIGGGFGYKTPTIFTEESERLQYQNVMPINNKTNKLEKSYGGNADINYRTNIGDGWSFSINQLFFYTYLNNPLLLENPSANLYQFVNSTGYIHTKGTETNIKIGYDDVKLFLGYTYTDAQLHQNATTTESPLTPKHRINSVLMYEIEDKWKVGLEAYYFSPQKLNDGTTGKDYWTCGFMAEKIWERFSLYVNFENFLDTRQTRFGNIYTGTISNPIFKDIYAPLDGFVINGGIKFRL from the coding sequence ATGAAAAAAATACTCATTGTGTCATTTTTTATGGCACTCAACCTTTGTGTATATGCACAAAATACATTAAACATTGTTGTAAAAAACAGTGAAACAAAAGAACCCTTGATTGGTGTAACAACATCTATAAAAGGCACCTCAATTGGAGGAACCTCGAACGAAAAAGGACAGATTATATTATCGAATATTCCTGATGGAATACAGGAGATACATTTTAACTACGTAGGCTTTGAAGAGTTTATTGAAAAAATAGAATTTCCACTAAAGGATACCAATGTTATTGAAATTCTGCTCAAAGAAAATTCAGAGGAATTAGAGGGTGTTGTAATTACATCTACCCGAAGTACAAGAAGCATACAAAATATTCCTACACGTATTGAGTTTATTGGAAGTGAGGAGTTGGGAGAAAAAGGGAATATGAAACCGGGAGATATTCGTATGCTTTTGGCAGAAAGTACAGGTATTCACGTACAAACTACGTCGCCCACAAGTGCCAATGCGAGTATCCGTATTCAGGGACTTGACGGACGATATACACAAATCCTTAAAGACGGTTTTCCGATTTATTCGGGAGCTTCAAGTGGTTTGGGCTTATTACAAATTCCGCCACTTGATTTAAAGCAGGTTGAAGTTATCAAAGGCTCAACTTCTACACTTTACGGAGGTGGAGCAATAGCAGGATTAGTCAACTTGATTTCCAAAACGCCAACTGATGAAAGAGATTTACGCTTTCATATCAACGGAACATCAGGGAGAGGTTTAGACATTAATGGTTTTTATGGGCAAAAATTCAATAAAATTGGAACAACTATTTTCGCTTCGCACAACAGAAACGGAGCTTATGACCCTGCAAAAATTGGTTTTTCCGCCATTCCAAAGTTTGAACGCTTCGTATTGAACCCTAAATTATTTGTTTACTTCAATGATAAAACGAAACTGAATTTTGGCATCAATACAACCATAGAGAACCGTTTGGGCGGCGATATACTTTACATCAAGGGCAAAGGGGATAATACGCATCAATATTTTGAAGAAAACAAAACACAACGCTATTCCACACAATTTGTTTTTGACCATTTAATTAATGAAAACAGTTCTTTTCAAATCAAAAACAGTGTAAGTTATTTTAAACGCAATACGGCTATTCCCACTTACGAGTTTGAGGGAACGCAAACAGCCACTTTTACGGAAGCTAATTATACTTACAGCAAAGAAAAGTCAGAATGGGTAACAGGCGTTAATATTTGGACGGACAATTTTAAAGAAAAGCAGATTACAGTATTTCCGTTAAGAGATTATAGCCAAACCACATTTGGGGCTTTCGTCCAAAATAATTTTAAAGCTACGGATTGGCTTCAATTGGAAGCAGGTTTAAGAACGGATTATGTTATAGATTATGGGGCTGTATTCTTGCCAAGAGTATCGGCGCTATTCCATATTGCAAACGGATTAACATCAAGGATTGGCGGCGGATTTGGATATAAAACACCCACTATCTTTACCGAAGAAAGCGAACGCTTACAATATCAAAACGTAATGCCAATTAACAATAAAACCAATAAACTGGAAAAAAGTTATGGTGGAAATGCAGATATAAATTACCGCACTAATATTGGCGATGGTTGGTCATTCAGTATCAATCAATTATTCTTTTATACCTATTTGAATAATCCTCTATTACTTGAAAATCCATCAGCTAATCTCTATCAATTTGTAAACTCTACTGGTTACATCCATACAAAAGGAACAGAAACCAATATCAAAATCGGTTACGATGATGTGAAATTATTTTTAGGGTACACTTATACAGATGCACAGTTACACCAAAATGCAACAACTACCGAAAGCCCGTTAACCCCAAAACACCGTATTAACTCGGTTTTAATGTATGAAATCGAAGACAAATGGAAAGTTGGTTTAGAAGCCTACTATTTCAGCCCGCAAAAGCTGAACGATGGAACAACAGGAAAAGACTATTGGACTTGTGGATTTATGGCTGAAAAGATTTGGGAAAGGTTTTCGTTATATGTCAATTTTGAAAATTTCCTTGATACAAGGCAGACACGTTTTGGCAACATTTATACAGGTACAATTAGTAATCCTATATTTAAAGACATTTATGCACCATTGGACGGATTTGTCATTAATGGCGGAATAAAATTTAGACTTTAA